Proteins from a genomic interval of Arthrobacter sp. CAN_C5:
- a CDS encoding HpcH/HpaI aldolase/citrate lyase family protein: MPLPLAATFRAGLTAADRPLAGMWVCSGSPLIAELCAGAGLDWLLIDAEHSPNGLESILAQLQAVHGYPVHAVVRPPVNDTVLIKQYLDLGVQNLLIPMVHSVADAEAAVAATRYPPAGVRGVGSALARASRWNRVPGYLAGAGETISVTVQIESSAAVDAVEAILGVDGVDAIFVGPSDLAASLGVLGQQEHPLVRAAVERCLTAASKAGKPAGVNAFNHDTARHYLDRGASFILVGADVAVLARGSEALAAQFVPVPDDDSPASY; this comes from the coding sequence ATGCCACTTCCACTAGCAGCCACTTTCCGTGCCGGCCTCACGGCGGCCGACCGGCCATTGGCAGGCATGTGGGTGTGCTCGGGGAGCCCCCTCATTGCTGAACTCTGCGCCGGTGCCGGCCTGGACTGGCTCCTCATCGATGCTGAACACAGCCCGAATGGTCTCGAATCCATCCTCGCCCAACTCCAGGCCGTCCACGGCTACCCGGTCCACGCGGTGGTTCGACCGCCGGTGAACGACACAGTGTTGATCAAGCAGTACCTGGATCTCGGCGTGCAGAACCTCCTGATTCCGATGGTCCACTCGGTGGCCGACGCCGAAGCTGCCGTGGCGGCCACCCGCTACCCGCCCGCTGGGGTGCGAGGCGTCGGATCAGCACTCGCCCGGGCCTCCCGCTGGAACAGGGTCCCCGGTTATCTGGCCGGTGCTGGGGAAACCATCAGCGTGACGGTGCAGATTGAATCCAGCGCGGCCGTGGACGCTGTGGAAGCCATTCTTGGAGTGGACGGCGTGGATGCCATCTTCGTGGGGCCCTCCGACCTGGCCGCGTCACTCGGGGTGCTCGGTCAACAGGAACACCCTCTGGTGCGCGCCGCCGTCGAACGGTGCCTTACGGCGGCGTCGAAAGCCGGCAAGCCGGCGGGAGTGAACGCCTTTAACCACGACACCGCGCGCCACTATCTGGACAGGGGTGCCAGTTTCATCCTGGTCGGAGCCGACGTCGCAGTGCTGGCCCGGGGTTCGGAAGC
- the hpaH gene encoding 2-oxo-hept-4-ene-1,7-dioate hydratase encodes MLDAKTIEAIADELVEAGRSRTPVSRLTSRYPDMTVDDAYAVQRLWRQRNEDAGRTLVGRKIGLTSKAMQAATGITEPDYGAIFDDMVLDTGCSVDWGRYTHPRVEVELAFVLKQDLSGPGCTIFDVLNATDYVVPALEILDSRIEMEGRTIVDTISDNAAMGAMVVGGRPVKPDAVDLRWVAAILYKNQTVEETGVAAGVLDHPAAGVHWLANKIAAHGDSMKAGDIILAGSFTRPLWVSRGDTIHADYGPLGAVTCHFH; translated from the coding sequence ATGCTGGATGCCAAAACAATAGAAGCCATCGCCGACGAGCTGGTGGAGGCCGGGCGCAGCCGCACCCCGGTATCCCGTCTTACCAGCCGGTATCCCGACATGACCGTCGACGACGCCTACGCCGTCCAACGATTGTGGCGCCAGCGCAACGAGGACGCCGGGCGGACCCTCGTGGGACGCAAAATCGGTCTCACTTCCAAGGCCATGCAGGCGGCCACCGGTATCACCGAACCTGACTACGGCGCCATCTTCGATGACATGGTGCTGGACACCGGCTGCTCGGTGGACTGGGGCCGGTACACCCATCCGCGGGTCGAGGTGGAGCTCGCGTTCGTGCTGAAGCAGGACCTGTCCGGTCCGGGCTGCACCATTTTCGACGTCCTCAACGCCACCGACTACGTGGTCCCCGCCCTCGAAATCCTGGACTCCCGGATCGAGATGGAGGGCAGAACCATCGTGGACACTATTTCCGACAATGCGGCAATGGGCGCCATGGTGGTCGGTGGCCGCCCGGTGAAGCCCGACGCCGTCGACCTCCGCTGGGTCGCGGCCATCCTGTACAAGAACCAGACGGTCGAGGAGACCGGGGTTGCTGCCGGAGTGCTCGACCATCCCGCGGCTGGCGTCCACTGGCTGGCCAACAAGATCGCCGCTCACGGCGACAGCATGAAAGCGGGGGACATCATCCTTGCGGGGTCCTTTACCCGGCCTCTGTGGGTCAGCAGGGGCGACACCATCCACGCCGACTACGGACCACTGGGAGCAGTGACATGCCACTTCCACTAG